The following coding sequences lie in one Pseudomonas syringae CC1557 genomic window:
- the nagZ gene encoding beta-N-acetylhexosaminidase, whose product MSSGLQGSLMVDVAGTWLTSEDRQFLRQPEVGGLIIFARNIEHPRQVRELSASIRAIRPDLLLAVDQEGGRVQRLRQGFVRLPPMRAIADKPDAESLAEQCGWVMAAEVLAVGLDLSFAPVLDLDYQRSAVVGTRSFEGDPERAALLAGAFIRGMNAAGMAATGKHFPGHGWAEADSHVAIPNDERSLEQLRANDLVPFARLSQQLAAVMPAHVIYPKVDSQPAGFSRRWLQDILRDELKFDGVIFSDDLSMAGAHVVGDAASRIEAALTAGCDMGLVCNDRAAAELALSAAQRMKVKPSPRIARMQGQATFGTEYRQHPRWLAALQALRAAQLID is encoded by the coding sequence ATGAGTTCTGGCCTTCAAGGCTCCCTGATGGTCGACGTCGCCGGTACATGGTTGACCAGCGAAGACCGTCAGTTTCTGCGCCAGCCCGAAGTGGGCGGCTTGATTATCTTCGCCCGTAATATCGAGCATCCGCGTCAGGTGCGTGAGCTGAGCGCGTCGATTCGTGCCATTCGGCCGGACCTGCTACTGGCCGTGGACCAGGAGGGCGGTCGGGTGCAGCGCCTGCGACAGGGTTTCGTGCGTCTGCCGCCAATGCGCGCAATTGCCGACAAGCCTGATGCAGAGTCGCTGGCCGAACAGTGCGGCTGGGTGATGGCAGCTGAAGTACTGGCAGTCGGGCTGGACCTGAGTTTTGCTCCGGTGCTGGATCTGGACTACCAGCGCAGCGCGGTCGTCGGGACGCGCTCGTTCGAGGGTGATCCCGAGCGGGCTGCCTTGTTGGCAGGTGCCTTTATTCGTGGCATGAACGCGGCGGGCATGGCCGCCACCGGCAAGCATTTCCCAGGGCATGGTTGGGCTGAGGCCGACTCTCATGTGGCCATCCCCAATGATGAGCGCAGTCTGGAACAGTTACGCGCCAATGACCTGGTGCCGTTTGCACGCCTGAGCCAGCAACTGGCGGCAGTGATGCCCGCCCATGTCATCTACCCGAAAGTCGATTCACAGCCTGCGGGTTTTTCAAGGCGCTGGCTGCAGGACATCCTGCGCGATGAACTGAAATTCGACGGTGTTATCTTCAGTGATGATCTTTCTATGGCCGGTGCCCATGTGGTGGGTGATGCCGCCAGCCGGATCGAAGCTGCGCTGACTGCTGGCTGTGACATGGGGCTGGTGTGCAACGACCGCGCAGCCGCAGAGCTGGCGCTCAGTGCGGCGCAACGCATGAAGGTCAAACCTTCGCCCCGTATCGCCCGCATGCAGGGTCAGGCAACTTTCGGCACTGAATATCGGCAACATCCACGCTGGCTGGCCGCGCTACAGGCGTTGCGCGCCGCCCAACTGATCGATTAA
- the lexA gene encoding transcriptional repressor LexA, with product MIKLTPRQAEILGFIKRCLEDNGFPPTRAEIAQELGFKSPNAAEEHLKALARKGAIEMTPGASRGIRIPGFEARADESSLPVIGRVAAGAPILAQQHIEESCNINPAFFHPSANYLLRVHGMSMKDVGILDGDLLAVHTTREARNGQIVVARIGDEVTVKRFKREGSKVWLLAENPDFAPIEVDLKDQELVIEGLSVGVIRR from the coding sequence ATGATCAAACTGACGCCACGCCAGGCTGAAATCCTGGGTTTCATCAAACGCTGCCTCGAAGACAACGGCTTCCCGCCGACACGCGCGGAAATTGCTCAGGAACTGGGGTTCAAATCACCCAACGCAGCGGAAGAACACCTCAAGGCACTGGCTCGCAAGGGCGCCATCGAAATGACCCCAGGGGCCTCACGCGGTATCCGCATCCCTGGCTTCGAAGCCCGTGCCGACGAAAGCAGCCTGCCGGTCATCGGCCGTGTCGCTGCCGGTGCGCCGATTCTGGCTCAGCAGCACATAGAAGAGTCCTGCAACATCAACCCGGCCTTCTTTCACCCAAGCGCCAACTACCTGCTGCGCGTTCACGGCATGAGCATGAAGGACGTCGGTATTCTGGATGGCGACCTGCTGGCCGTGCACACCACCCGTGAGGCACGCAACGGCCAGATTGTAGTGGCCCGCATTGGTGACGAAGTGACCGTCAAGCGCTTCAAACGGGAAGGCAGCAAGGTCTGGCTGCTGGCTGAAAACCCTGATTTCGCACCCATCGAGGTGGATCTCAAGGATCAGGAACTGGTGATCGAAGGTTTGAGCGTCGGCGTCATTCGCCGCTAA
- the clsB gene encoding cardiolipin synthase ClsB produces the protein MNNTTGQWRDGNSVELLINGEDFFTSVFERIRAARKEVLIETFIIFEDRIGEGLQQAVIEAANNGANVVITVDDYGTSDLSSTFVRTMIDAGVHIQLFDPRPRLMGMRTNLFRRLHRKVVVIDGELGFIGGINYSVDHMTDTGLTAKQDYAVLVRGPIVGDIHKSAMGMLSDAVRSKLTPIPLKLDRAGNASMLLAERDNGEHTNDIEEQYLEAIRGATERITLANAYFFPSYRFLRELRNASRRGVKVTLILQGQPDMPFVRVCSRLTYTYLLRDGVVIHEYKQRALHGKVALIDRDWSTVGSSNLDPLSLALNLEANLFIRDPDLNQHLQDHLMELAAAHSTQMSLKGAARGQWWRAPMIVLSFFFLRRFPAIAGLFPVHGVRLKPLRAGDVVPEAKVIEQQNNHPMDQEKTL, from the coding sequence ATGAACAATACGACAGGGCAGTGGCGCGATGGCAACTCGGTAGAGCTGCTGATCAATGGCGAAGACTTCTTCACTAGCGTGTTCGAGCGCATACGCGCCGCGCGTAAAGAAGTACTGATCGAGACCTTCATTATCTTTGAAGACCGGATCGGCGAAGGCCTGCAACAGGCGGTGATAGAGGCCGCCAATAATGGTGCGAACGTCGTCATCACGGTGGATGATTACGGTACTTCTGACTTGAGTTCGACGTTTGTCAGAACCATGATCGACGCTGGCGTGCATATCCAACTGTTCGATCCACGGCCTCGGCTGATGGGCATGCGCACTAACCTGTTCCGCCGCCTGCACCGCAAGGTGGTGGTGATCGATGGCGAGCTGGGTTTTATCGGCGGCATCAATTACAGCGTCGATCATATGACCGACACTGGCCTGACCGCCAAGCAGGATTACGCGGTACTCGTGCGCGGCCCTATTGTCGGCGACATCCACAAGAGTGCGATGGGCATGCTCAGCGACGCGGTCCGCTCGAAGCTGACGCCGATCCCGCTCAAGCTTGATCGTGCCGGAAACGCCAGCATGCTGCTCGCCGAGCGTGACAATGGTGAGCATACCAATGACATTGAAGAGCAATACCTTGAGGCGATTCGTGGCGCGACCGAGCGGATTACCCTGGCCAATGCCTACTTCTTCCCCAGCTACCGTTTTCTGCGGGAATTGCGCAATGCCTCGCGCCGTGGCGTGAAGGTCACGCTGATCCTGCAAGGCCAGCCAGACATGCCGTTCGTGCGAGTCTGCTCGCGCCTGACCTACACCTACCTGCTACGGGACGGCGTGGTCATTCACGAATACAAACAGCGCGCGCTGCATGGCAAGGTCGCGTTGATTGATCGGGACTGGTCCACGGTGGGCTCCAGCAACCTTGATCCGCTGAGCCTGGCGTTGAACCTGGAAGCCAATCTGTTCATCCGTGATCCAGACCTCAATCAGCATCTTCAAGACCATCTGATGGAGCTTGCGGCTGCGCACAGCACCCAGATGAGTCTGAAAGGGGCGGCACGCGGTCAATGGTGGCGTGCGCCGATGATCGTGTTGAGTTTCTTTTTTCTGCGCCGTTTTCCGGCGATTGCCGGGTTGTTTCCAGTCCATGGCGTGCGTCTCAAACCGCTGCGGGCGGGTGATGTGGTGCCGGAGGCGAAAGTGATCGAGCAGCAGAACAATCATCCGATGGACCAGGAGAAAACCTTATGA
- the topA gene encoding type I DNA topoisomerase: MGKSLVIVESPAKAKTINKYLGNQYVVKSSIGHIRDLPTSGSASAAKDPAAKRGKAAAGEGPVLTPKEKAQRQLVSRMGVDPEHGWKAKYEILPGKEKVIEELRKLAKDADIIYLATDLDREGEAIAWHLREAIGGDDSRYKRVVFNEITKKAIQEAFSRPGELDIARVNAQQARRFLDRVVGYMVSPLLWQKVARGLSAGRVQSVAVKLVVEREREIRAFNPEEYWEIHADLGTAKGANVRFEVAREKGEAFKPLNEAQAMAALEKLKTSSYSIVKREDKPTSSKPSAPFITSTLQQAASNRLGFGVKKTMMMAQRLYEAGYITYMRTDSTNLSSDAVSMARDYIESEFGKKYLPEAPNVYSSKEGAQEAHEAIRPSDVNTHPSKLTGMERDAERLYELIWRQFVACQMLPAQYLSTTVTVAASDFELRAKGRILKFDGYTRALPQMAKPGDDDVLPDMAQGEVLKLNTLDPSQHFTKPPARYSEASLVKEMEKRGIGRPSTYAAIISTIQDRGYVALHNRRFYSEKMGDIVTGRLSESFSNLMDYGFTAGMEENLDDVAKGQRDWKNVLDEFYGDFRKKLEVAEAPDSGMRANQPVMTDIPCKVCGRPMQIRTASTGVFLGCSGYSLPPKERCKATVNLTPGDEIADDDEGESESRVLRGKHRCPICSTAMDAYLLDEKHKLHICGNNPDCTGYEIEEGTYRIKGYEGPSLECDKCGSEMQLKTGRFGKFFGCTNAECKNTRKLLKSGDAAPPKMDPVKMPELKCDKVDDTYILRDGASGLFLAASQFPKNRETRAPLVMEIAPHKDEIDPKYHFLCEAPKKDPDGRPTVIRYSRKTKEQYVQTEVEGKPTGWRAFYDGSAWKVEDKR; the protein is encoded by the coding sequence ATGGGCAAATCGCTGGTCATCGTGGAATCCCCGGCTAAGGCCAAGACCATCAACAAGTATTTGGGAAACCAGTACGTGGTGAAGTCGAGTATCGGCCATATCCGAGACCTGCCCACCAGCGGTTCGGCTAGTGCTGCCAAAGATCCTGCCGCCAAGCGTGGCAAGGCCGCTGCGGGCGAGGGCCCGGTACTGACGCCGAAAGAAAAGGCTCAGCGCCAGTTGGTCTCGCGTATGGGAGTCGATCCGGAACACGGCTGGAAAGCCAAATACGAGATCCTTCCAGGCAAGGAAAAGGTCATCGAAGAGCTGCGCAAGCTCGCCAAGGATGCTGACATCATCTATCTCGCGACGGACTTGGACCGCGAAGGGGAAGCCATTGCCTGGCACCTGCGCGAAGCCATCGGTGGGGATGACAGCCGCTACAAGCGCGTGGTGTTCAACGAAATCACCAAGAAAGCCATTCAGGAAGCATTTTCCCGACCGGGCGAGCTGGACATCGCAAGGGTCAACGCTCAGCAGGCGCGTCGCTTCCTCGACCGCGTTGTGGGCTACATGGTGTCGCCACTGCTCTGGCAGAAGGTTGCCCGTGGTCTGTCCGCCGGACGTGTGCAATCGGTCGCCGTGAAGCTGGTGGTTGAACGCGAGCGTGAGATTCGCGCCTTCAACCCCGAAGAGTACTGGGAAATCCACGCTGACCTGGGAACGGCCAAGGGCGCCAACGTGCGCTTCGAAGTCGCCAGAGAGAAGGGCGAAGCGTTCAAGCCATTGAACGAAGCCCAGGCCATGGCGGCCCTGGAAAAGCTCAAGACTTCCAGCTATAGCATCGTCAAGCGTGAAGACAAGCCGACCAGCAGCAAACCATCGGCTCCGTTCATCACGTCGACCTTGCAGCAGGCTGCCAGCAACCGCCTTGGCTTCGGCGTGAAAAAGACCATGATGATGGCTCAGCGCTTGTACGAAGCGGGCTACATCACCTACATGCGTACCGACTCGACCAATCTGTCGAGCGACGCAGTCAGCATGGCGCGCGACTACATCGAAAGCGAATTCGGCAAGAAGTACCTGCCGGAAGCGCCGAACGTCTACAGCAGCAAGGAAGGCGCGCAAGAGGCGCACGAAGCGATCCGACCTTCCGACGTCAACACTCACCCGTCCAAGCTGACCGGTATGGAGCGTGACGCCGAGCGCCTTTACGAACTCATCTGGCGTCAGTTCGTGGCCTGTCAGATGCTGCCGGCACAATACCTGTCGACCACCGTCACCGTTGCAGCCAGCGACTTCGAATTGCGTGCCAAAGGTCGCATCCTGAAGTTCGACGGTTACACCCGTGCGCTGCCGCAGATGGCCAAGCCTGGCGATGACGACGTGCTGCCGGACATGGCGCAGGGCGAGGTACTGAAGCTGAATACGCTCGATCCGAGCCAGCACTTCACCAAGCCGCCTGCGCGTTACTCGGAAGCGAGCCTGGTCAAGGAAATGGAAAAACGCGGTATCGGTCGCCCGTCGACCTATGCAGCGATCATTTCGACCATTCAGGACCGTGGCTACGTGGCGCTGCATAACCGCCGCTTCTACTCGGAGAAGATGGGCGACATCGTTACCGGTCGCCTGTCCGAGAGCTTCTCCAACCTGATGGACTACGGCTTTACCGCCGGAATGGAAGAAAACCTCGACGACGTGGCCAAAGGTCAGCGCGACTGGAAAAACGTACTCGACGAGTTCTACGGCGATTTCCGCAAGAAGCTGGAAGTGGCCGAAGCGCCGGACAGCGGCATGCGTGCCAATCAGCCAGTGATGACCGACATCCCGTGCAAGGTGTGCGGTCGTCCGATGCAGATCCGTACCGCCTCGACAGGTGTGTTCCTCGGTTGCTCCGGCTACAGCCTGCCGCCTAAAGAGCGTTGCAAGGCGACGGTTAACCTGACGCCTGGCGACGAGATTGCCGACGACGATGAGGGTGAATCCGAGTCGCGAGTACTGCGCGGCAAGCATCGCTGCCCGATCTGCAGCACGGCGATGGATGCTTACCTGCTCGACGAGAAGCACAAGCTGCATATCTGCGGTAACAACCCTGATTGCACTGGCTACGAGATCGAAGAAGGGACTTATCGCATCAAGGGCTATGAAGGCCCGAGCCTTGAGTGTGACAAGTGCGGCAGCGAGATGCAGCTCAAGACCGGCCGTTTCGGCAAGTTCTTCGGCTGCACCAACGCGGAGTGCAAGAACACTCGCAAGCTGCTCAAAAGCGGTGATGCGGCACCACCGAAGATGGACCCGGTGAAGATGCCAGAGCTCAAATGCGACAAGGTCGACGACACCTACATCCTGCGTGACGGCGCTTCGGGCCTGTTCCTGGCTGCCAGCCAGTTCCCGAAAAACCGCGAAACCCGTGCGCCGCTGGTCATGGAGATCGCCCCGCACAAGGATGAAATCGATCCCAAGTATCATTTCCTCTGCGAAGCACCGAAGAAAGACCCTGATGGTCGCCCGACCGTCATCCGCTACAGTCGCAAGACCAAAGAGCAATACGTCCAGACTGAAGTGGAAGGTAAACCTACCGGCTGGCGTGCGTTCTACGACGGCAGCGCCTGGAAGGTCGAAGACAAGCGTTGA
- a CDS encoding lysylphosphatidylglycerol synthase domain-containing protein, with protein MTQAASGAPKGAHGAKWKWAKRVFNVFFFIAVPVLLFLLVKNLDWQEVKKALASYKASTLAIAAFVAFASYATYCGFDILARYYTRHTLSIKQIVPVTFVCYAFNLNLSSWVGGIALRYRLYSRLGLDVSTITRILSLSLITNWLGYMLLAGFVFSMRFLELPEEWSIGTTTLQLIGFGLLAVCFAYLLACRFSKKRSWTIRDQEFNLPSMKQALMQASLGALNWSLMAAVIYTLLPDSAFYPAILGVLLISSIAGVITHIPAGLGVLETVFITLLSHQFSKGSLLAALIGYRAIYFLLPLLLALVVYLVLEKRAKKMGEKNQQRMGEEAKS; from the coding sequence ATGACCCAAGCCGCGAGCGGCGCGCCCAAAGGTGCGCACGGAGCCAAATGGAAATGGGCGAAGCGGGTCTTCAATGTGTTTTTCTTCATTGCCGTCCCGGTCTTGCTGTTTCTGCTGGTCAAGAACCTCGACTGGCAGGAGGTCAAGAAGGCACTGGCATCCTACAAGGCCAGCACCCTGGCCATTGCCGCTTTTGTCGCATTTGCCAGCTATGCGACCTATTGCGGGTTCGACATCCTGGCGCGCTATTACACGCGCCACACATTATCGATCAAGCAGATCGTGCCGGTGACGTTCGTCTGTTATGCGTTCAACCTCAATCTCAGTTCGTGGGTGGGCGGAATTGCCTTGCGCTATCGGCTGTATTCGCGGCTGGGGCTCGACGTCTCGACCATCACCCGGATTCTCAGCCTGAGCCTGATCACCAACTGGCTGGGCTACATGCTGCTGGCCGGTTTTGTGTTTTCGATGCGCTTTCTGGAGTTGCCCGAGGAATGGTCGATTGGCACCACGACCCTGCAACTGATTGGTTTCGGGCTGCTGGCGGTGTGTTTCGCCTACCTGCTGGCGTGCCGGTTTTCCAAAAAGCGTTCATGGACGATTCGTGATCAGGAATTCAATCTGCCGTCGATGAAACAGGCGTTGATGCAGGCAAGCCTGGGTGCCCTGAACTGGTCACTGATGGCAGCAGTAATTTACACCCTGTTGCCGGACAGCGCGTTTTACCCGGCGATTCTGGGCGTGCTGTTGATCAGCAGCATCGCCGGTGTCATCACCCATATCCCGGCCGGGCTAGGGGTGCTGGAAACAGTGTTCATCACCTTGCTCTCGCATCAGTTTTCAAAAGGCAGCCTGCTGGCTGCGCTGATCGGCTACCGCGCCATCTACTTCCTGCTGCCATTGTTGCTGGCGCTGGTGGTGTACCTGGTGTTGGAAAAGCGCGCGAAGAAAATGGGCGAGAAGAACCAGCAGCGGATGGGTGAAGAAGCGAAGTCCTGA
- the sulA gene encoding SOS-induced cell division inhibitor SulA, translated as MQFHQAPHSQLPLFEAFMAQPIAPMLADAVETPWSNEPEVFSELSLRGAAGNCLNLLAPILRDLSEETDARWLTLIAPPSSLTQTWLRDAGLNRERILLLQPRGTQSVLELTREALRLGRSHTVVSWINPLGTAARQQLINAAKIGEAQSLNIRLG; from the coding sequence ATGCAGTTCCATCAAGCACCGCATTCGCAATTGCCATTATTCGAGGCGTTTATGGCTCAGCCCATCGCCCCGATGCTTGCAGACGCAGTCGAAACACCCTGGAGCAACGAGCCAGAAGTTTTCAGTGAGCTGTCTTTGCGCGGTGCAGCCGGGAACTGCCTCAATCTTCTGGCGCCCATCCTCAGAGATTTGAGTGAAGAGACAGACGCTCGCTGGCTGACCCTGATCGCGCCGCCCTCAAGCCTCACACAGACCTGGCTGCGTGATGCAGGGCTGAACCGGGAGCGAATCCTGCTGCTTCAGCCGCGTGGCACACAAAGCGTGCTGGAGCTGACTCGCGAAGCGCTCAGACTTGGCAGGAGTCATACGGTGGTGAGCTGGATCAACCCGCTTGGCACGGCAGCGCGTCAGCAATTGATCAATGCAGCTAAAATCGGGGAAGCTCAAAGCCTGAACATCCGACTGGGCTGA
- the psrA gene encoding transcriptional regulator PsrA, which produces MAQSETVERILDAAEQLFAEKGFAETSLRLITSKASVNLAAVNYHFGSKKALIQAVFSRFLGPFCISLDRELERRQARPEHKPSLEELLEILVEQALVVQPRSNNDLSIFMRLLGLAFSQSQGHLRRYLEDMYGKVFRRYMTLVNEAAPRIPPIELFWRVHFMLGAAAFSMSGIKALRAIAETDFGVNTSIEQVMRLMVPFLAAGMRADTGVTDPGMIAAQLRPRTKSSSGTPAVAKA; this is translated from the coding sequence ATGGCCCAGTCGGAAACCGTTGAACGCATTCTTGATGCTGCAGAACAGCTGTTCGCAGAGAAAGGTTTCGCTGAAACTTCCTTGCGTCTCATCACCAGCAAGGCTTCGGTCAATCTGGCTGCGGTGAATTATCACTTCGGCTCGAAAAAGGCGCTCATCCAGGCGGTTTTCTCACGCTTTCTCGGTCCGTTCTGCATCAGCCTCGACCGCGAGCTGGAGCGTCGTCAGGCCAGGCCCGAGCACAAGCCGAGTCTCGAAGAGCTGCTGGAAATCCTTGTCGAGCAGGCGCTGGTTGTGCAGCCGCGCAGCAACAATGATCTGTCGATTTTTATGCGTTTGCTGGGACTGGCATTCAGCCAGAGCCAGGGGCACTTGCGTCGCTATCTGGAAGACATGTACGGCAAGGTGTTTCGTCGCTACATGACGCTGGTCAACGAAGCCGCCCCTCGTATCCCGCCCATCGAGCTGTTCTGGCGTGTGCATTTCATGCTCGGCGCGGCAGCGTTCAGCATGTCTGGCATCAAGGCCTTGCGAGCGATTGCCGAGACCGACTTTGGCGTCAACACCTCGATCGAACAGGTTATGCGCCTGATGGTCCCGTTTCTGGCTGCCGGCATGCGTGCCGACACCGGCGTCACCGATCCTGGCATGATCGCCGCCCAGCTCAGGCCGCGGACCAAAAGCAGCTCCGGCACACCTGCGGTCGCCAAGGCCTGA
- a CDS encoding cytochrome b has product MDTLTSQRYSSRARWLHWIMAILIVLAYTLILSRSQFSKGSDYRTLVVQSHFWVGILILVMAFFRVAERRRHCPPGITPPLGGVLRAAATLSHYALYAFLFAQPILGLLTVMVEKGALPIPLTDLQIPWPLPTSDHTAEYFEDLHKLLGKIFYYVIGLHVIAALWHHLVRKDNTLKRML; this is encoded by the coding sequence GTGGATACACTGACTTCTCAACGCTACAGTTCCCGCGCCCGCTGGCTGCACTGGATCATGGCGATTCTGATTGTACTGGCGTACACGCTGATTCTGAGCCGCAGCCAATTCAGCAAGGGCTCCGACTACCGCACGCTGGTCGTGCAGAGCCATTTCTGGGTGGGCATTCTGATTCTGGTGATGGCGTTCTTTCGCGTTGCCGAGCGTCGACGTCACTGCCCGCCCGGCATTACCCCGCCGCTGGGAGGTGTGCTGCGCGCAGCAGCCACCCTGTCGCATTACGCCCTGTATGCGTTTCTGTTCGCACAGCCCATACTCGGCCTGCTGACGGTGATGGTGGAAAAAGGCGCGTTGCCGATTCCACTCACCGACCTGCAAATACCCTGGCCGCTCCCTACGTCGGACCATACAGCCGAGTACTTCGAAGACCTGCACAAGTTGCTGGGCAAGATTTTCTACTACGTGATCGGCCTGCATGTGATCGCCGCGCTCTGGCACCATCTCGTGCGCAAGGACAACACCCTCAAACGCATGCTGTAG
- a CDS encoding endonuclease/exonuclease/phosphatase family protein, with the protein MTSANPPAGPVTPVSANVSLNVLTMNMHMGFGIFNRRFILPELREAVRSVSADIVFLQEVHGEHLSHARSVKGWPTISQYEFLADAMWSDFAYGRNAVYPEGDHGNALLSKYPIIQHENLDISIDGTEQRGLLHCILDVPHAGRVHAVCVHLGLFESHRRQQLKLLGELMERLPEGEPVIVAGDFNDWRQRADGLLQGTGLREVFVERFGAPARSFPARWPLLRLDRIYVRNATSHRPKVLSSRPWSHLSDHAPLAVELTL; encoded by the coding sequence TTGACCAGTGCCAACCCGCCTGCCGGCCCGGTAACGCCGGTATCTGCCAACGTTTCATTGAATGTACTGACCATGAATATGCACATGGGCTTTGGCATTTTCAATCGCCGCTTCATTCTTCCAGAGTTGCGGGAAGCCGTGCGCAGTGTATCGGCGGATATCGTGTTTCTTCAGGAGGTGCACGGTGAACACCTGAGCCACGCCCGCAGCGTCAAGGGCTGGCCGACGATTTCGCAGTACGAGTTTCTGGCCGACGCCATGTGGAGCGACTTCGCCTATGGCCGCAATGCGGTGTATCCGGAGGGCGATCACGGTAACGCGCTGCTGTCCAAATACCCGATCATCCAGCACGAGAACCTCGACATTTCCATCGATGGCACCGAGCAGCGCGGCTTGCTGCACTGCATCCTTGATGTACCGCACGCTGGCCGGGTACATGCGGTGTGCGTGCACCTGGGGCTGTTTGAGAGTCATCGGCGTCAGCAATTGAAGTTGCTCGGCGAGCTCATGGAACGGCTTCCCGAGGGTGAACCGGTAATCGTCGCCGGTGACTTCAACGACTGGCGTCAGCGCGCCGATGGCTTGTTACAGGGCACCGGACTGCGCGAGGTTTTTGTGGAGCGCTTCGGGGCACCTGCCAGAAGCTTTCCGGCGCGTTGGCCGTTGCTTCGGCTGGACCGGATCTACGTACGTAACGCGACTTCCCACAGACCGAAAGTGTTGTCGAGTCGACCGTGGTCTCACCTTTCCGATCATGCACCCCTGGCGGTGGAGTTGACCTTATGA
- a CDS encoding DUF6586 family protein, whose protein sequence is MARELYTRTNQKIYFAGLALEALGRAEQGQVVNSPALLQAERESALFHLYGALLGLCHEIAGFYRLPQANARRAEDVLTQDVLNSLAIPELAELVELAQHRHTWLAQLIAAYNALFEPPRAPRKPKGDVTQPMILAVNLDDEPESELGREELESWRQQLKGLAIRFREGLSEC, encoded by the coding sequence ATGGCTCGTGAACTCTATACCCGTACCAACCAGAAGATCTATTTCGCAGGGCTCGCGCTTGAAGCGCTGGGCAGGGCAGAGCAGGGGCAGGTGGTTAACTCTCCGGCGCTGCTACAGGCCGAGCGTGAATCGGCGCTGTTTCACCTGTACGGTGCGTTGCTGGGTCTGTGCCATGAAATCGCCGGGTTCTATCGTCTGCCTCAGGCGAACGCACGTCGCGCTGAAGACGTATTGACACAAGACGTGCTGAACAGCCTGGCGATTCCTGAACTGGCGGAGCTGGTCGAGCTTGCCCAGCATCGTCATACCTGGTTGGCGCAATTGATTGCAGCCTACAACGCGCTGTTCGAGCCGCCGCGAGCACCCAGAAAGCCAAAAGGTGATGTTACCCAGCCAATGATTCTGGCGGTGAACCTGGACGACGAGCCGGAGTCTGAACTGGGACGTGAAGAGCTGGAAAGTTGGCGCCAACAGTTGAAAGGGTTGGCGATTCGCTTTCGCGAAGGCTTGAGCGAGTGCTGA
- a CDS encoding S-methyl-5'-thioinosine phosphorylase, whose amino-acid sequence MTVYAIIGGTGLTQLEGLNIRQSLPMNTPYGTPSGEIQIGDYAGREVMFLARHGHPHRLPPHQVNYRANIWALKQAGAEAILAVNAVGGIHPAMGTGHFCVPHDLVDYTSGRQHTFFADDLEQVTHIDFSYPYSEALRSRLIAALAAGGCEFSDRGVYACTQGPRLETVAEIIRLERDGCDIVGMTGMPEAALARELELDYACLALVVNPAAGKSTAVITMAEIEQALRDGMGKVKATLARVLSAS is encoded by the coding sequence ATGACTGTTTACGCGATTATTGGCGGTACTGGCCTGACCCAACTGGAAGGTCTGAACATTCGGCAGTCGCTGCCGATGAACACACCGTATGGAACGCCTTCCGGGGAAATCCAGATCGGCGACTATGCCGGTCGCGAAGTGATGTTTCTGGCACGTCATGGTCATCCGCATCGCTTGCCGCCGCATCAAGTCAACTACCGGGCCAATATCTGGGCCTTGAAGCAGGCCGGTGCCGAAGCCATTCTGGCGGTGAACGCGGTGGGCGGGATTCATCCTGCGATGGGCACTGGGCATTTTTGCGTACCGCATGATCTGGTCGATTACACCAGTGGTCGTCAGCACACCTTCTTCGCCGATGATCTTGAGCAGGTCACGCACATCGATTTCAGCTACCCCTACAGCGAAGCGCTGCGGTCGCGATTGATCGCCGCGCTGGCAGCAGGAGGGTGCGAATTTTCTGACCGGGGCGTCTATGCCTGCACTCAGGGGCCACGTCTGGAAACGGTTGCGGAAATCATCCGCCTTGAGCGTGACGGCTGCGACATCGTCGGCATGACTGGCATGCCCGAGGCGGCTTTGGCTCGCGAGCTGGAGCTGGACTATGCGTGTCTGGCACTGGTGGTCAATCCTGCGGCGGGCAAGTCGACAGCGGTCATTACCATGGCGGAAATCGAGCAGGCGCTACGCGACGGTATGGGCAAGGTAAAGGCTACGCTTGCCCGGGTTCTCTCCGCTTCCTGA
- a CDS encoding DUF1653 domain-containing protein, giving the protein MRLQPGLYRHYKGPQYRVFSVARHSETGEEVVFYQALYGDFGMWVRPLNMFLESVEVDGEHVPRFALVEAEPSLFSRT; this is encoded by the coding sequence ATGCGATTGCAACCAGGGCTTTATCGCCACTATAAAGGCCCGCAGTATCGGGTTTTCAGTGTTGCCAGGCATTCCGAGACCGGAGAAGAAGTTGTGTTCTATCAGGCTTTGTACGGTGATTTCGGCATGTGGGTGCGCCCCTTGAACATGTTTCTCGAGTCGGTCGAGGTTGACGGGGAGCACGTCCCGCGCTTTGCTTTGGTTGAGGCCGAACCGAGCCTGTTTTCCCGAACGTGA